One region of Solanum pennellii chromosome 6, SPENNV200 genomic DNA includes:
- the LOC114077620 gene encoding RNA-binding motif protein, X chromosome-like: MSVAEYEGKFHALARHASMILPTEAERVRRFVKGLIIPVRLGVSQVAASGVPLQKVVDAAKELEMIRREGFEQREGKRTRYSGDYGGAPPRSRGYLGRGYHPQSSRPIHAAIPASEAGYAGHNSSSSVHTSQGSSSRPVVRGGHSGHSGSSHQPASRRGCFECGDMGHFVRDYPRTRRGGLHQGSQASTSRAAQPPVRGGAQNGRGDSHSGRGGSPSVRGGGRGGSQSDGGRSHCYAFPGRPEAESSDVVITGIIPKHEVTQFNESVKNKRIE, translated from the exons ATGTCAGTTGCAGAGTATGAGGGTAAATTTCATGCCTTGGCTAGGCATGCTTCGATGATACTTCCCACAGAGGCTGAGAGAGTGAGGAGGTTTGTTAAGGGGTTGATTATTCCGGTCCGTCTAGGAGTTTCTCAGGTTGCTGCTTCTGGTGTTCCATTGCAGAAAGTGGTAGATGCTGCTAAGGAGTTGGAGATGATTCGACGTGAGGGATTTGAGCAGCGAGAGGGCAAGAGGACTCGTTATTCAGGTGATTATGGTGGTGCTCCGCCTAGGAGTCGGGGTTACTTGGGCAGAGGTTATCACCCTCAGTCCAGCAGACCCATTCATGCTGCTATACCAGCGTCTGAGGCTGGTTACGCTGGGCATAACTCTTCGAGCTCGGTACATACTTCGCAGGGTTCATCTTCTAGACCTGTAGTTCGTGGAGGGCATTCTGGTCATTCAGGTTCCTCTCATCAGCCTGCGTCTCGTAGGGGCTGTTTTGAGTGTGGTGATATGGGACACTTTGTGAGAGACTACCCTAGGACCAGACGTGGTGGCTTACATCAGGGTTCTCAGGCTTCGACTTCCAGGGCTGCACAACCTCCAGTTAGGGGTGGTGCACAGAATGGTAGAGGTGATTCTCATTCAGGTAGAGGTGGTTCTCCTTCTGTTCGAGGTGGTGGTCGTGGAGGTTCACAATCTGATGGAGGTCGTTCTCACTGTTATGCTTTTCCAGGTAGGCCAGAGGCTGAATCCTCAGatgttgttatcacaggtatTATTCCG aaacacgaagttacccaGTTTAATGAatcagtgaagaacaaaagaatagaataa
- the LOC107023106 gene encoding tubulin beta-1 chain-like — MREILHIQGGQCGNQIGAKFWEVICAEHGIDSTGRYQGDSDLQLERLNVYYNEASCGRFVPRAVLMDLEPGTMDSVRSGPFGQIFRPDNFVFGQSGAGNNWAKGHYTEGAELIDSVLDVVRKEAENCDCLQGFQVAHSLGGGTGSGMGTLLISKIREEYPDRMMLTFSVFPSPKVSDTVVEPYNATLSVHQLVENADECMVLDNEALYDICFRTLKLTTPSFGDLNHLISATISGVTCCLRFPGQLNSDLRKLAVNLIPFPRLHFFMVGFAPLTSRGSQQYRALTVPELTQQMWDAKNMMCAADPRHGRYLTASAMFRGKMSTKEVDEQMINVQNKNSSYFVEWIPNNVKSTVCDIPPTGLKMASTFIGNSTSIQEMFRRVSEQFTAMFRRKAFLHWYTGEGMDEMEFTEAESNMNDLVSEYQQYQDATAEEEGYDYEDEEDEQVES; from the exons ATGCGTGAGATTTTGCACATTCAAGGAGGTCAATGTGGAAACCAAATCGGAGCTAAGTTCTGGGAAGTAATCTGTGCCGAGCACGGTATTGATTCCACCGGAAGGTATCAAGGAGACAGTGATCTTCAATTGGAACGACTGAACGTGTACTACAATGAAGCAAGCTGTGGAAGATTTGTTCCACGCGCTGTCCTCATGGATTTGGAGCCGGGAACTATGGATAGTGTCAGATCTGGACCTTTTGGTCAGATTTTCAGGCCTGATAACTTCGTGTTTGGCCAGTCAGGTGCTGGTAACAACTGGGCCAAGGGACATTATACTGAGGGAGCGGAGCTTATTGACTcggtgcttgatgttgtgaggAAGGAGGCTGAGAATTGTGACTGTTTACAAG GTTTCCAGGTTGCTCACTCTCTAGGAGGTGGAACTGGATCAGGAATGGGAACACTCCTTATATCTAAGATCAGGGAGGAGTACCCAGATAGAATGATGCTTACTTTCTCTGTATTCCCTTCCCCTAAAGTTTCAGACACAGTTGTTGAGCCCTATAATGCTACTCTTTCTGTTCACCAGCTTGTTGAGAATGCAGATGAGTGTATGGTTTTGGATAATGAAGCTCTTTATGACATTTGCTTCCGAACTCTCAAACTTACTACTCCGAGCT TTGGGGACCTAAACCATTTGATTTCTGCCACCATTAGTGGTGTAACTTGCTGTCTCCGTTTCCCTGGTCAACTCAACTCTGATCTCCGCAAGCTTGCTGTTAACCTCATCCCATTCCCTCGGTTGCATTTCTTCATGGTTGGATTTGCTCCGCTCACTTCTCGTGGGTCGCAGCAATATCGAGCATTGACTGTTCCTGAGCTAACACAGCAGATGTGGGATGCAAAGAATATGATGTGTGCTGCTGATCCTCGTCATGGTCGATATTTGACTGCTTCAGCTATGTTCCGTGGAAAGATGAGCACCAAGGAAGTCGATGAACAGATGATTAATGTGCAGAACAAGAACTCTTCCTATTTTGTTGAGTGGATCCCTAACAATGTTAAGTCAACAGTCTGTGACATCCCTCCTACTGGTCTGAAGATGGCCTCAACTTTCATTGGTAACTCCACTTCGATTCAGGAGATGTTCCGTAGGGTCAGTGAGCAGTTTACAGCTATGTTCCGAAGAAAGGCTTTCTTGCATTGGTACACTGGAGAAGGTATGGATGAGATGGAGTTTACCGAGGCTGAAAGCAACATGAACGATTTAGTTTCCGAGTACCAGCAGTATCAAGATGCAACAGCTGAAGAGGAAGGGTATGACTATGAAGATGAGGAGGATGAACAAGTAGAATCTTAA